GAGAGAAAATGAAGCACCCACATTTTCCGCCAATTCGGCCAATTATGTTTCTTGTGATTTTTTCGATACAATGCAGCTCTCTTTTTAAAATGAATGTATTTTACCCAAAGGTGTCAATCTAGGATGTTTTCATGAAAACCAAACTTTTGCCGTTGGGCGTTTTACTACTTGCGCTCCCCACGATGCTTTTCGCCGACATCGTGTACCAGGGGAAAAGAGTCCAGGCCTGGCCCGAAGAAGCCACGCCCAAATACAACAATAAATCCCGTGTTCTCCTGAAAACAACTGCAACCACAACGCAAAGCCATTTCGCCGCACCCAAAGGCAAAATCCACAGCCTGACGCTACTCGTCGACTTTTCGGATGAACCGGCTCCCGTCACCATAAGCGAGGTCGAAGACTGGCTAAACAAGGAAGGATTCAATCGAGACGGCTGCAACGGTTCCGTGCGCGACTACTATCTAGACATATCAAACGGACAGCTGGACCTCACCAACGAAGTCTTCGGCTGGTACCGAGCAAAACATCCCAAATCCTGGTACGACAGCCCCGACAGAATCGTAAATGGGGCCGATTACGCCGCTTCCGACACTCTTGCAAAAGAAGTCTTCGACTATTTCGATTCACAGGTTGATTTTTCTCGTTACGACAATGACAAGGACGGCGTCACCGAAGCAATCAACATTGTGTATGCAGGCGCCGGGAAAACACATGGAATGGGCATATGGCCGCACTCAGGATGGTCCAATATCGTCAAGGACGGTGTTCGCCTCACGCATCATCAAATGACGGACATGCCAGGCAAATTTTCGCTGTATGTCTTTGTGCACGAAAGCGGCCACATGATTTTTGGTTGGCCAGACCTCTACTGGTACGGCGACTACTGCACCATGGGTAACCGCGCGAACGACTGGAACCCCGTAGCCATAAACGATTTCTACCGCGCAGACCAGGGATGGATTCCGTTTGTTGACATCACCAGCGAAGATGTAAATAACATAACCTCCCTCGAAGTCACCAAGCCAGGCGAAGTCTGTTACCGTTACAAGAACCCCGCAAGGCCCGACAAGGAAGGACTCGTCTGGTCCTACGTGCGCAACACGGGTCGCGATAAAGTTCTCAAGGGCAGCGGCCTCCTGATGCAGCACTACGACTTTTCCATAGCAGGCAACACTGCTTCGAACAAACTTGAAATGAGAATCGTCCGCGCCAATCACACAGAGCCTTCCCTCAACGGCGATGATGATAAATGGCCTAGCCCGGGCAGCACCGCAACCGCATTTTTCAAGAGCGGAACCTACCCCGAATTTTCGGACGAAACCTACCCCGCCATCACTTGGTACAATGGTTCCAAAACGGGACTCAAGATTACCGACATCGGAACGCCCGGCGAAACTCTCTCATTCTGCATCGGTGAAAACTGCACCGAGCCCTCGTCCAGTTCGTCTGCACAAGAAAGTTCCAGCAGCACCGCAGAACTCACCGTTCAAAAAATCGCACTTGACGTAACACTTCCGCTAGACAACAACTACGCTTACGAGACACTCGACCTGAAAGGCAGCGAAGTCGCCCAGATTTTAGGCATCAAGCAAAGTGAAATTGAAGATAAAGCAACTTTCTACGGAGTGGAACCCGACGGAACGCTCAACAGCCGCACTACCGGCGAAGGCACCGGACACTGGTTTGATAAAGACGGCAAGATTGTCGCCTGGGACCCGAACGGCACCAGCATGGTTTATTCCAACGTGGACCTTGTCACCATGACCTCCAAAATCGGCCACATGCCGAACAAAGTAAAGTCAGGCGATTCGTTCACCATAAGGCAGGCCCTCGTTTACGGAAGCAAGCAGGTCACCTTCGAAATCAAGGTAACGATAAACGAAAATGGAACCACTAAAATCATCTCGAATTTAGGGATCGCCAAGCACGGCAAGCCCGGAAGCCAAATCTTCAACGCCCTCGGCAAACCCGTCGGCACCCGAAACGCAGCCGGAGAACTCCCCAACCTGCCCAAGGGCATTTATGTGGAAGTCGTGAAGTAGGAAAATTTAGATTCTAAAAACATTTCATCACAAAGGTTCTGCAACAATGCAGGACCTTTTTATTTGACTCCGTTGCATAACGGAGCATTTTCATTCGTTAAAATCTTTTTACCCACAAAAGTCGCTGCATCAGGTTGAAAAAAGCGTGTATAGAGATAGGAACATCCCCAAAACTTAACTTTAAGGACTTTTATGTACACGCAAAAGAAAAAATGTGTTGATCCAATTTTAGAGCTGCTAGGACTCGGACATTTATATCATGGCAAGCATCCGCTAGTATGGATTCCAGACTTATACCCAAAAGACAAAGAAACCTTGAAGCAGCCGACCATAACGGAGCATGCAAAGCCAAGTAATCCAGACTCAAATTGCGTTCGTGAAAAAAATGCCCCTTATGGCGTGGGACACAAATCAAACGAACCAGAAGTAAACGAAGAAGTGGACCTTTCCCAGTATTTCGTTGAAGCCGGCGAGGAAGGACCATACGCAAGCCTTTTGACAGACATTACGTTCAAAAAAGCCTTTTCACCCGACACGGAGCAAGGGAAAGCAAATCTTTTGAACCTGCTGAACGACATGCTCAAAGGCCAAATCAAGCATCGCATCACCGACGTGGCCTCGCAACAATCAGAGTTGAATGATTCTGGAAGCAAGGAATCGAAGACCTCCATTTTTGATTTACACTGCCGAGACGAAAGGAACGAACAAATCGATGTGGAAGTACAAATCCGTAAAAAGAAGAACTTCCTGAAAAGACTCGTTTTCTATTCAAGCCAAATGATCGTGCAACAAGGTTTGCCTGGCCGCAAGTGGAACTACAATGTCAAGCCGTCTTTTATTATCGCGATTACAAAGCACAAAATATTCAAGAAAGACAATCTGCCGATACACCGAGCCGGCATCTGGGATTACACTACGGGGAAGCAACTAGTTGATTGCATGAACTTCACTATCGTAGAATTGCCGAAAATCAAGAAAAAGATCAATAATAGGGATTCAGAAGTTACCAAGTGGATGTTCACCCTACGCTATTTGAACAATCTCAAGGGTCTGCCACCAGCCTTAAACATGGGAAAGTTCAAGGGGTTGCTTGAATTCGCCAAAATATCTAGATTCAGTAAAGAAGAACTTGAAAGGTACAGGTACGCTATGCACATGGAATGGGACGACTACGCCGAGGAAGAAGCCTTTATTGAGGATCATCCTAAGTTCATCAAGAAGATCGAAAAAGAAGCTGTGGCAAAAACAATCCGAACAATAGAGCGGATGCTTAAAAAGGGTGCGTCTATGGAAAAAATCCGCACTTCTTTTGGTGTAGCTAAATAAAAATAGCCTCCCAACCTCGCTTATTACAAAATAATTATCATTTTCTTACTCTATGCTAACGGGAGCATAGCGAAGATCACAGCACTCTCCGCTTCTTTATAATTGCTATCTTATACCCTATCTAAACATTAACCGTAT
The nucleotide sequence above comes from uncultured Fibrobacter sp.. Encoded proteins:
- a CDS encoding Rpn family recombination-promoting nuclease/putative transposase, translated to MYTQKKKCVDPILELLGLGHLYHGKHPLVWIPDLYPKDKETLKQPTITEHAKPSNPDSNCVREKNAPYGVGHKSNEPEVNEEVDLSQYFVEAGEEGPYASLLTDITFKKAFSPDTEQGKANLLNLLNDMLKGQIKHRITDVASQQSELNDSGSKESKTSIFDLHCRDERNEQIDVEVQIRKKKNFLKRLVFYSSQMIVQQGLPGRKWNYNVKPSFIIAITKHKIFKKDNLPIHRAGIWDYTTGKQLVDCMNFTIVELPKIKKKINNRDSEVTKWMFTLRYLNNLKGLPPALNMGKFKGLLEFAKISRFSKEELERYRYAMHMEWDDYAEEEAFIEDHPKFIKKIEKEAVAKTIRTIERMLKKGASMEKIRTSFGVAK
- a CDS encoding M6 family metalloprotease domain-containing protein; its protein translation is MKTKLLPLGVLLLALPTMLFADIVYQGKRVQAWPEEATPKYNNKSRVLLKTTATTTQSHFAAPKGKIHSLTLLVDFSDEPAPVTISEVEDWLNKEGFNRDGCNGSVRDYYLDISNGQLDLTNEVFGWYRAKHPKSWYDSPDRIVNGADYAASDTLAKEVFDYFDSQVDFSRYDNDKDGVTEAINIVYAGAGKTHGMGIWPHSGWSNIVKDGVRLTHHQMTDMPGKFSLYVFVHESGHMIFGWPDLYWYGDYCTMGNRANDWNPVAINDFYRADQGWIPFVDITSEDVNNITSLEVTKPGEVCYRYKNPARPDKEGLVWSYVRNTGRDKVLKGSGLLMQHYDFSIAGNTASNKLEMRIVRANHTEPSLNGDDDKWPSPGSTATAFFKSGTYPEFSDETYPAITWYNGSKTGLKITDIGTPGETLSFCIGENCTEPSSSSSAQESSSSTAELTVQKIALDVTLPLDNNYAYETLDLKGSEVAQILGIKQSEIEDKATFYGVEPDGTLNSRTTGEGTGHWFDKDGKIVAWDPNGTSMVYSNVDLVTMTSKIGHMPNKVKSGDSFTIRQALVYGSKQVTFEIKVTINENGTTKIISNLGIAKHGKPGSQIFNALGKPVGTRNAAGELPNLPKGIYVEVVK